From the genome of Methylocystis heyeri:
GGTTTCCGCATAAGGTCCAACTTCGCACGGCCGTCGAGGGATCTGCTGGAAGCTTTCGCCGGGGTGGAGGTCGCCGACCTCTCCGATCAGATGAACCGGCTCTACGCCATTTCGGCTGAAATCAAGCCGATTTCCTCCGCGGAGAGCAGGCTGGTCGGGCCGGCTTGCACGGTGAGGGTGTTCCCGGGCGACAATCTCATGGTGCACAAGGCGCTCGACATCGCGAAGCCGGGGGATGTCATAGTCGTCGACGCCCACGCTTCCCCTTTGAACGCCGTGCTCGGCGACATGATCTGCACCAAGGCCAAGCATCGCGGCGTCGCAGGGTTCATCGTGGACGGCTATGTCCGGGACGTCGAGGACATCTGCAGTCGGGATCTGCCTGTCTTTGCGCGAGGCGCCACTCCGGTCGGCCCCCTGCATCGCGGGCCGGGGGAAATAAATTACGCTATCTGCTGCGGCGGGGTCGTCGTTCAGCCCGGCGATATTGTCGTGGCGGACGCCAGCGGCGTCGTCGTCATGCCTGCCGCTCATGCGGAGAGCGTGCTCCAACGCCTCATGGAATATTTGGAGCGAAGCGCCGACTACCGGAAAAGCCTGGAAAAAGGCTCGTTCTCCAACGCGTGGGTGGACGATGTACTGGCGGGCCTCGGATGGAGCGAAGCGGAATGAGTTTCTAAAACCTGTCGGTCATTCCGATGTCTCTCGATCTCGGCGAGAGCCGAACGGCGGCGCTCGCCGGGCGTGTTTTCGCGTCGGCGGACCATTTCGCTCAAAGTTTGACCGCGGAGCCTCATCGGCATGACGAAGGTAGCGCTCATCTCGCCTGGGTCGCTTGGCGCGGCGGTCGGAAAAGCCCTTGCGGAACAGGGTCATCTCGTCTGCTGCGCCGTCGCCGGAAGAAGCGCGGCGACGAGCGCGCGCGCAGCGGATGCGGGCTTCGAACTGCATCCCTCCCTCGACAGCATGCTGGCGGGAAGCGACTTTATCCTGTCTCTCGCCACTCCCGCCGAGGCGATCAACGTATGCGTCGAGGTGGCCGCGGCGCTCGAGCGCCTGCGCGGAGCGGGTGTTGCCAATAGCGGGAAGAGGGCCGTCTTCATCGACGGCAATTCGATCTCTCCTTTGACCGCCATGTCGATAGCGGACGCCTTGCGGGACGCAGGCGTGGTTTGCGCGAAGGCTTCCTTTTTCGGTCCCGGCAATCGTCTCACGCGAAGCAACGTCGTCATGCTCAGCGGCGCGGGCGGCCGGGCTGCGGCCGCACTTTTCAATCCATGCGCCGAGGCGAAATTCATCGGAGAGGATTTCGCCGCCGCCGCGGCGGTCAAGATGTGCATGTCGATCCTGACCAAAAGCCTGCCGGCTCTCTATCTCGAGTCAATGCAGGCCGCGCGCGCCTCTGGTCAATTCGACGCCGTCCTCTGGCTTTCGGGACGTCTCTATCCGCAGATATCCGAAATGATGAGCCGGCTTCTCTCGACTTACCCCGCGCATTTCCAGCGGAGGATCGACGAGATGCGAGAGATGGAGCAGTGGCTCGAAGAGCTTGCGCTGGCGCCGCCCGTCGCGCGCGCGGCGCGCGCTTCGATAGAGAAGCTCCGGCTCGATCGATATGAGGGGATCGGTTTTGAGGGTCTTGGCGAAATGCTCGTCACGTTTCTCTCAGCCGACGGCGCGGGGGCGAAACCGGAAGCGGCGGAGGAGGCCATTTGTCGTGATTGAGGCGTCGTGCGGCGCGGCGCAGCCGCTTTCGAAAGACATGGAGTCAACGCAACCCGTCCTCGGCGGCGCGGTTACGTCACGCGACTTCGTCTCCATACAAATTTTGCGCGCGCTGGCGGCGCTGATGGTCGTCGTCTGGCATTCCCATCTTTCGGTCAAGCATTTCGTCCATAGCTACCTGCCGACGGACGACCGGGAATTCCTCCGCCTGCATTGCCCGAGCGTCTTCAACCACCTCTATTTCGGAGTCGATATTTTCTTCTGCATCAGCGGGTTCATCATGACCATGCTGGTTGTGCGGGGAGGAGAGGACAGGCCCGGCGTCTTCATATTGCGTCGGGTGACCAGAATCTTTCCCATGTACTGGCTGTTCAGCTTGATCGTTCTGGCGGTCTGCATGATCAATCCCCGTTTCAGCGTCGCGGGTTTCAGCGGGAACGCCGCAGCGGATTTCAAACATGCGATTTTTTCCCTGCTTCTGCTGCCGGAGGGACAGGCCCCCATGCTCGGGGTGGGATGGACCCTGGTTCAGGAAATGGGCTTCTATTTCTCCATTTTCGTTCTGCTGTTGCTGAACGGCGGGAGGTTCGTGGTCGCTTGGATCGCGCTGATCGCTTCAGTAATGCTGATTGCCGGCCTCGGGGCTGCTCCAGCGCGCGCGGACGGCTTTATAAGCGTATTTTACCCGGAATTCATGTTCGGCGCGCTTGCATATAAATTCCACCCTTATGTCTCCGGGCGATGGGCGGCGCTGCAATTGTCGCTGGCCGTGCTGTTCTACGCGCTGCTTTCCGCCGCATCCGATTTTTGGCCCATCCCCGAAATATCTGAAATCCGCATCGTAGGATGCGGGCTCGTCGGTTTTCTGCTGATTTGCGGCTCAATCGGCATGGAGCCCCGCCTGAACCGAAGCTTTGCCCGCTTTTTCAAGGCGATCGGCGACAGCTCCTATGTGCTTTACCTCAGCCATTGGCTGGTCCTTTCCTTCCTCGGAAAAATCGGCGCCGCGCTTTTTCCGGGGCTCGGAGCCGTCGGCGTCGCGGGCTGGCATGTCGCCTCGATTTCTGCCGCCGTGGGCGTCGGCTATGCGATCCATCGGCTGGTGGAAAAGCCCCTGAACCTCCGGCTGAGAAAATGGCTGGAGCACACCCGGGCCTCCAGCCTTTTCGGCCGTGGCGCGCGGGCTTTCCTGCCTGCCGAACGATAGATATCCGCACCGCTGACAGTGGATGGCGCGCCTGAGAGCATGAGCCTCGCCGCGCAAGTCTCTCCCCCGCGCCTCCGCATCGATCGGGCAAGCCCTTTATCTCCGAGGGGCTACCGATCATTCAGGGGGCCCGCCAGCCCGGAGGTCGACCGGATTTTGTCCGGCTCAACGGCTCTCTCCGCGCGGCTCGAGGGGTATCTTACGAGCGCGCCGCGCACTGCCGCCAGCGCCGGGACGGAGGCTCACGCCTCCGCGGCTTTGCATTCTCCGCCGGCGACCGCGGCGCCGGGTTGCTCCGCCGGCGTCGCAAGCTGCGCGTTTACCGAAGGCATGGCCAACAGCCGGGCCTTGGAGGCCCAATATCTGCGCTGGTGAAGGAAATAGTCGGAGAGAGCGCCGCTGCTGTAGAGCGCCTGGCGGGCGAGATCGACCTGCGTATATACCGGCATGATTTCATCAGGGGCGCCGGAGCCGCGAAGCATGCGGAAGGCGCTCCGCGCCTGGTCCCATTTCGTGCTCTCCCATTTCACCAGAAAGAGGATCCTGTCGGCAAAGGGCGTGACCAGCCGAAAGTCGGAGACTCCGAGAAGGGGAGGGCAATCGAGGAGGATATAATCATATTTGCGCTTGAGTTCGTCGAAGGCGTTCGCCCAGTCCTCGCTCGTGAGCAAGCGCAACAGATCTCCGGAAGAGCGGCCGAGCGCGAGATAATCGGCGTCGGCGGGCGCGATCCTCTCAATCGACTCCACGACGCCGGCCGTCGATATCAGAGGCGCATTGCGTTGAGGCCCCCGCTTGTCGAAGTCAATGATCAACACCTTCAGCCCTATCGATGCGACGAAGGCGCCGAGACTGTGGCAAAGCGTAGATTTCCCTTCCTCAGGAAGACTCGACGCCGCCATTATCACCCTGGCGATCTTTCTGTTTCGTTCCGAGGCTTCGGGATGCACGGACGCCACCAGAAAGCGAATGGCCTGAGCATACGGCCCCAGTTCGGGGCCGAGCAGATCCTCGCGCGTCTTGGGTTGAAAGAACCGCTTCTTGCGGACTCTGGGAAGGAGCGCCGAGCAGGGAACGCCGAGGCAGTTGTGCAGGTCCCCTTCGCTGCGCAGGCGCATGTCGAGTTTGTCGAGCCACGCCGCGATCCACGATCCGGCGATCAGAAGAGAAACGAACACCGGAACCGCGAGTATGATCGGGTTCAGCGAGTTCGGCTTTTGCGGCGTTCTCGCCAGAGCCAACACGCGCACGTCGGGCTTGATATTCGCCAACTCGGCCTGGAGAAGCCCCAGTCGACGCTGGAGGCTGGGCTGAAGAAGCCGCGCGGTGGCCGCTTCAGAGGTAAGCTCGCGGAGCCGCTGATAGGTGAACTGCTTTCCCTGGCCGGCGGTTTCTCCGGTCGCTTCGGGCCGGCGTTGCAATAGGCTCAAAGCTGAAGCGTCGGCTCGTCCTACCTCGCTCTTGACGACGGCTATGTTCGCGGTGACGTGCGCGATTTCTCTTTTGGTGGAGGCCTGGAGCATTTCGGTGCGGTTGTCGACATAGGACTCCGCTATGCGATTCACGACGTCGGCGGCGAAAGTCGGATCGGAAGAATTGAATGTTACGGTGATGATGTCCGACTTGCCGTCTTGAGCGATTTTAATGCGCTTTTCCAATTCGTCGGCGATCGGCGTTGTGGATTTCGGCGATTTGAGCAGCGCGTCGGCCCAAACGGCGAGCCGTTCGGAGAGTTGGGATACGAGGTCGCCGGAAGTCGCCTTTTTCCGGGGCTGTTGTTCCTCGCTCTGTTTCACCGTCTCGGGCGCCGTCTCACCCGAAAGACCTGAAACCGCGCGCTGCAGGAAGTCGCGGGAGTTCAATACGCCCATATGGGTTTCGATGGCGAGGGCCGCGCTTCCGCTGTTGATTTCGGCGACTCGGGACGCGGTTCCTTCGTTGGAGGCGTCGGTAGGCGGTCTCACCTGAGGGTCTACGATCAGCATGGATTTCGCGGCGTAGGTGGGCGGAAGCATCAGGGCTGCAAGAAGGAAAAGCGCAGCGCCGCCAGACGCGAAAAGCAGGATGAACGGCAGGCGTCGCCTGATCAGCTGCTTCCTGGGCTCCAGACTGTCCCGAGCGTGCCGCCTCGCTTGCACAATATCTTTCTCGATGATCGGCAGTTCGTCCAGCGTACGATGTTTATCCGCGGATGAATGATTCCTCGGCGTGAACAGCATCACCTTCATTCCCTGACAGGAGCTCATTTCGTGAGCGGGCTTCGACTGCGTCTACTGATCGTGAGCGAACGGGGACGTTGCGCTAAAGAGGAAGATAGGTCGCTCTCCGGTCGCTTTCAGCCTCTGGAGAGTCCCAAAGCCTGGCCCGCTCCGTCAATGGATATTAATCGCTAAAGGAAAGTCCTTGGAGACTATAACGTTTGTCCCGTGGACGGAACTATTTGACGAACGGCATGTCTTCATCGAATTCTCGTCTGCCGTGCGAGTCTTTGCGCGCCGAAGCTCTCGCCGGTCGTCGTCGCTTCATGAGGACGGCGTCGCAGATCGCGACGGGGGTTGGAGCAGCTCGCAGAGGAGTAGTTCGAATGGGCATTTTCCAACCAACGGCGCGCAGCTCTATGGAATGCCGATCGCTCGTCGGCGCCCACGTGAAGCGACCCCGTCGGGCTAATGCGCTTGCCTTTCACACGGGCGATCACTCCCGAACGGAAAGCGCATAAAATGGTCTGACGTCCAACTTCGCCAAAGGGGGTTTCTGTGAGAATCCTGATGAGCGCTTTCTCATGCGGTCCCGGTCGTGGCTCCGAGCCCGGCGTTGGTTGGAACATCGCAATCGAAACCGCGCGGCTCGGACATGTCGTCCACGTCATGACCCAGACCGAATGCAGATCTGAAATCGAAAGAGAAGTCGCCAGGGGCGATCTGCCTCCAAATCTGACATTCGACGTTTTCATGCCGGTCTGGCTCGAGGCCCTGCGGGATCGCGGCTTGAAGCTGGGGCTCTTCTCGACGACCTGGCATCTCGTCAACTTTCTTTGGCAGTTCAGCGCGCTTCATCGCGCGAGGCGTTTGTACAGAAGCGCCGGCTTCGATATGGTTCATCATGTGACGCTCGCGGGAATTCGCTATCCCACGCTATTGGGCTCGCTCGGACTTCCGACCGTGGTTGGCCCCCTCGGGGGTGGAGAACGGGCTCCCTTCGCGCTCCGCAAGAGCATGCCGGCGAAGGAATGGTTTACGGAACTGCTGCGCGACATCCATAATGTGATGTTGCGGTTTGAGCCCCTCAACCGTTCAGCTTTCAAAAACGCGGACCTCATCATCGTCCGATCGGAAGCGTCATTGCTCGCGGTTCCGGCTTGCTACAGGCATAAGGCCGTGGTCGATGTGGGAATGGGGATGGGAGGCGCGCCTGAGGCAGCTCCCTTGCGCCGTGAGGCGGGCGAGCCGCTCAAAATGCTGTACGCAGGACGCCTGGTATACTGGAAGGGAGGACATCTCGCCATACGGGCGCTGGCCGCCGCGCGTTCGCAGGGCGCCGACGCTTCCTTGGATATGGTCGGCAGCGGGCCGGCCCGGCAGGATTTCGAGGATCTCGCGAGAAGTCTCGGCGTATCGCAATATGTCTGCTTTCGGGGCGAAGCGCCTCGGGACGAAGTGATGAGCTTGTTCCGCCGCCGCCACGCCTTCCTATTCCCGAGCCTGCATGACGCCGCGCCGACAGTGATTTTGGAGGCGTTCGCCAGCGGCCTGCCGGTCATCTGCCTCGGTCTCGGCGGTCCGGCCAAAATGGTCGACGCAACCTGCGGCTATGTCGTCGATGTCGACGGCCGAAGCGAGGAGGAATGCGTCCGCGAACTCGCCAACGCTATCGTTTCGCTCGCTTCTAACGAAGATCTGCGACTTGCAATGGCCGAGGCTTCGGCGCAGCGCTATTCGGAATACAAATGGCCGACGGTGACGGCCGCTCTCTATGCGGAAATCGAGAAGCGCGTGCCGCGGGCGAGCCCGTCGGCGCAGCCGGAACACAGCCGTGCGAACGGAAGCTGCGTCCTCGGCTCCAATGGCCGGTAGAGAACCTTTCTCGCGCGCGCTCTATAGCGCCATCGCCTGCTCTCTTTGCCTCGGCAGGTTCAGGGCGCGCCCATACGCCGCCATGAGCTGGAGATAGTTCGACTGCGGCGCGTAGCTGGCGACAAATTTGTGCAAGGCGGCTTTTCGCATCCGCTTCCGCAATCCCGGATCGCCGAACAGCCGTTTGACTTTTTCTGCAAGATCGGCGGCGTCGGAGGGCGTGAACAGCAGTCCGTCCTCGCCGTCGGCGACGATCTCGGGCATGGCGCCGAATCTCGAGCAGATGACGGGAGTTCCGCGGGAGAAGGCCTCCACGATGACCCTGGGGAAGTTCTCATAGCAAAGAGAGGGTGCAATCAGCGTTGTCGCGCGACCCGCGAGGTCGCAGATTTGCTCGCCCGAAACATGGCCCAGAAAGTTAATTCTGCCGTCCTGCGCGGCGGCGCGTTCAACGAGGTCGGATTCAGGCCCCTCGCCGGCGATGGTGAGCTGGATATCCTGATCTAAAAGCTTCCACGCATCGAGCAAAGTGGAGACGCCTTTTTCGGGAGACAGCCGCCCTGCATATAGCGCAAACCGGCCGTCGCCGCGGCCTATCGCATCCCGCTCGGAGAAGTTTGGCTTGATGACGATCTTCGAGCCGGGCAGGCCCGCCCGGATCAACTTGTTCTTTTGGAACTCGCTGAGCGCGATATAGGTGTCGACGGCGTTTTCCCAGGTGCCCATCAGCCTGTGCAGGGACGTCATGAGTGCGATCGTCGCGCTGGCGGTCAAGCTGCCGCGATAGCATCGCCGTAAGACCCCGGGCCAGGGAAAGCGCCTCCCCAGGCAACTCTCGCACACGCGTTTATCCTGAAAAAACAATCCATTCGGGCAGGCTAAACGGTAATTGTGAAGCGTTTGGACGACGGCGGCGTTTTCGGCTTTGGCGGCGTAATAGGCGGAGGGAGAGACGAGCGGCATCGTGTTGTGAAAATGGACGATTTGCGGCCTGTAGCTCCGGCATATTTCGCGCACGCGGCGATAGGCGGCGCGATTCCATATCGCCCCGGCCGCGACCGCGAGCCGGTTGGCGTCCGCTATCGCCGCATTGTCGAGAAAATACTCCACCACATTGTGGCCTCTCGATTTCAACAGCGCCGACTCCGCTCTCACGCACAGGTCTTCGCCGCCGACCTGCTGATAAAAGCAGTGCACCAAAAGAATGTCCATTTCGCACCCCTGTGAGATTGGGAGAGTCGGCCGCGACAGCCTCAGACGAACTCGCACAATTGCCCGTTGGTGACCGGCTTCGAGGATGAAGCTGCCTCCGAAAGGGCCTGCAGCACCAGCTCAAGCCGTCTCCACTGCTCGTTCTTCTGAATCTCCCATGAGTGTCCCCAAAGGTGGAATACGCCCCCCTCTCTGACAGCGAGGTTCAGGCAGAAGCGGGAAAGCGCTACCCAATCCGAATTCGAACCGCTTTTCACAAAGCGCCATGCGTTGCGAAATGCGGCGCGCTTGACGAGGTTTCTGGCGTAGAGCTGCAGTTCATGCTGCTGGGTCTGAACAGTCGTCGGAATGACCGAAAATGCCCGCTTGCGCCTCGGGGGGGCGAGCGAAAGCAGTTCGGTGGTGCGCATTCCGTCAAAGCCGGCGCGTTCCACGATTTCCATATCCCTGCGCTTGAAACGGCCCTGCGGAGGGCAGAAGACTTTGCAGGCGACTCCTGTAACGTCTTCGATCCATGCCTTGGATTGGCGGACTTCCCGTTCGACGACTTCCGGCGGGGAATGCGCCAGGATCACATGGTTCATCGTGTGAGCGCCGACTTCGAAGCTGGCGCCGAGCTCCCGCATCGCGGCCGGATCGATGACGGTCGTCTCGCACTTTCTCGGAATATAGAATGTTCCCTGCAATCGATACTTCGCCAGGAGTTCGGCCACCCGCATATCCATGGGGTGGCCATCGTCCCAACTCGTCGTGATGTAGCTCCTGATCGGCGCGCTGGACTTCGACATGCAGATCACGAAGCCAAAGCCGAAGCGCCTTGATCGGGCGCCGGCTTTCGCGCGAGCATACGCACGCTTCCATCGACCATGGCGGCCTGCAAGAGAAAGTGGATAGCTCTTTTGATGACCGGCGCGTTGGGGAAGCGTATCGGCCAACGCTTTCTCTCCACTTGTTCGAAACCGCTCCGCTCCAGCGCCAGCTTTAGGGTCGGCGCCGGGAAGAACAAGAGATGTCCTGGCTTTTCGGCTTCTCGCCAGCTCGATCCCGACACAGCGGCATTCAATCCTTCGGGGTTCGGCGTGGTCACGAAAAGCCATCCGCCCGGCGTCAGTCTCGCGCTCAATTGTCGCAGCGCGGCGGTAGGGTCGGGAAGGTGTTCGACCACCTCGAGGCTCGTGATGCCGTCGAAGGTGAACTCGGCTGGGATATCCTCGAGAAATCGGTAGGCCTTGAAGCCGCGCCCGGTGAGGTAATCCACGCCGAACGGCTCAACCACGAACACATCGGCGCCACGACGCCTCAGCGCCGCGGCCATGGCGCCGAGACCTCCGCCAAAATCCAATATCCGCTTGCCCGCAAAGCTAGGCGAGTCGGTAGAGCGCAGGAGATAGCCCGCAATGGCGTCAGCGACGCCGCTGTCCGTCGCGCCGGTTTCCGCGCGCGACGCTTCGGGCGCAACCCAACTCCTTTCATAGAGATCCTTCAGCGCCTCTTCGCTTGGAAAAGGGTCCCGAAAAATCGCGCCGCAGGCGTCGCAGCGGAAGAAGTCGGGGTTTCGCCAGAAGGACTGCAACCTTTCCTTTTCCCGGCACAATGGGCATGTTTTTTGTTCATCAGCATTTGAAGCCATGTCTCGACCTATTGTTCGCGGAGTCGGCGTTACGAAATCGGATCGGCCCCGGTCTTGGCGCCCGAGAGGCGACTCAGAACGCCGATGAAGAGCAGGCCCAAAAAAGACGGAACGACGTGAAGATAACGCCGGCTGAGCCGCTTCGGTTCGCTGCACATCCTGAATAGCCATTCGCAGCCGCATCTTTGCATCCATAGTGGCGCTTCAGTTTTGCTTCCCGAGAGAAAATCGAATGCCGCTCCCACTCCGATCATCACCGGAGCAGTGATTTCAGCCCTGTGCTTCGCCATCCACAACTCCTGCTTCGGCGCACCGAGACCCACCCATAATATGTCAGGCTTGGCTTGGTTGATTCGCCGGATCATTTCCCGGCTTTCGAGATCCGTCATTTCTCGGAACGGAGGGGAAATGAACCCCGCTATCGGAAGGCCGGGATATCTTTCCGTCAGCCGCTTGGCGAGTTCGGAGAGCGCCTCTGTTCGACCGCCGACGAAAAAGTTGCGGTATCCGCGCTCCGCCGAAACGCCGCAAAGTTCTCTCATCAAGTCCGCCCCTCTCACCCTTTGAGGCCGCCGTTCGTTGAGAAGCTTGCACATGAGAATCAACGGCATTCCGTCGCCGAGCACGAGGCCCGCGGTTTGATAGGCGTTGTGGAGCGCGCGGTTCTTTGTGGATACGACCGCGCAATGCGCGTCGGCGAGGCACACGAAGTTTGGGGAACGCGATGCGATCCAGTTCTCGATCTGTGAAAGCGCGCCGTCCTTGCCTGTAAGGCTCACTCTCAGGCCTCCGACATAAAACCGCGTCTTCCCCGTCAAAGACTCGCATTGGTCGACATGGCGTC
Proteins encoded in this window:
- a CDS encoding DUF1932 domain-containing protein — protein: MTKVALISPGSLGAAVGKALAEQGHLVCCAVAGRSAATSARAADAGFELHPSLDSMLAGSDFILSLATPAEAINVCVEVAAALERLRGAGVANSGKRAVFIDGNSISPLTAMSIADALRDAGVVCAKASFFGPGNRLTRSNVVMLSGAGGRAAAALFNPCAEAKFIGEDFAAAAAVKMCMSILTKSLPALYLESMQAARASGQFDAVLWLSGRLYPQISEMMSRLLSTYPAHFQRRIDEMREMEQWLEELALAPPVARAARASIEKLRLDRYEGIGFEGLGEMLVTFLSADGAGAKPEAAEEAICRD
- a CDS encoding glycosyltransferase — its product is MDILLVHCFYQQVGGEDLCVRAESALLKSRGHNVVEYFLDNAAIADANRLAVAAGAIWNRAAYRRVREICRSYRPQIVHFHNTMPLVSPSAYYAAKAENAAVVQTLHNYRLACPNGLFFQDKRVCESCLGRRFPWPGVLRRCYRGSLTASATIALMTSLHRLMGTWENAVDTYIALSEFQKNKLIRAGLPGSKIVIKPNFSERDAIGRGDGRFALYAGRLSPEKGVSTLLDAWKLLDQDIQLTIAGEGPESDLVERAAAQDGRINFLGHVSGEQICDLAGRATTLIAPSLCYENFPRVIVEAFSRGTPVICSRFGAMPEIVADGEDGLLFTPSDAADLAEKVKRLFGDPGLRKRMRKAALHKFVASYAPQSNYLQLMAAYGRALNLPRQREQAMAL
- a CDS encoding glycosyltransferase family 4 protein, producing MSAFSCGPGRGSEPGVGWNIAIETARLGHVVHVMTQTECRSEIEREVARGDLPPNLTFDVFMPVWLEALRDRGLKLGLFSTTWHLVNFLWQFSALHRARRLYRSAGFDMVHHVTLAGIRYPTLLGSLGLPTVVGPLGGGERAPFALRKSMPAKEWFTELLRDIHNVMLRFEPLNRSAFKNADLIIVRSEASLLAVPACYRHKAVVDVGMGMGGAPEAAPLRREAGEPLKMLYAGRLVYWKGGHLAIRALAAARSQGADASLDMVGSGPARQDFEDLARSLGVSQYVCFRGEAPRDEVMSLFRRRHAFLFPSLHDAAPTVILEAFASGLPVICLGLGGPAKMVDATCGYVVDVDGRSEEECVRELANAIVSLASNEDLRLAMAEASAQRYSEYKWPTVTAALYAEIEKRVPRASPSAQPEHSRANGSCVLGSNGR
- a CDS encoding RraA family protein produces the protein MSSIHWSIAVTEILAQSKSHFPQQSSGGVAPPRSAKIHLGPGFRIRSNFARPSRDLLEAFAGVEVADLSDQMNRLYAISAEIKPISSAESRLVGPACTVRVFPGDNLMVHKALDIAKPGDVIVVDAHASPLNAVLGDMICTKAKHRGVAGFIVDGYVRDVEDICSRDLPVFARGATPVGPLHRGPGEINYAICCGGVVVQPGDIVVADASGVVVMPAAHAESVLQRLMEYLERSADYRKSLEKGSFSNAWVDDVLAGLGWSEAE
- a CDS encoding polysaccharide biosynthesis tyrosine autokinase is translated as MLFTPRNHSSADKHRTLDELPIIEKDIVQARRHARDSLEPRKQLIRRRLPFILLFASGGAALFLLAALMLPPTYAAKSMLIVDPQVRPPTDASNEGTASRVAEINSGSAALAIETHMGVLNSRDFLQRAVSGLSGETAPETVKQSEEQQPRKKATSGDLVSQLSERLAVWADALLKSPKSTTPIADELEKRIKIAQDGKSDIITVTFNSSDPTFAADVVNRIAESYVDNRTEMLQASTKREIAHVTANIAVVKSEVGRADASALSLLQRRPEATGETAGQGKQFTYQRLRELTSEAATARLLQPSLQRRLGLLQAELANIKPDVRVLALARTPQKPNSLNPIILAVPVFVSLLIAGSWIAAWLDKLDMRLRSEGDLHNCLGVPCSALLPRVRKKRFFQPKTREDLLGPELGPYAQAIRFLVASVHPEASERNRKIARVIMAASSLPEEGKSTLCHSLGAFVASIGLKVLIIDFDKRGPQRNAPLISTAGVVESIERIAPADADYLALGRSSGDLLRLLTSEDWANAFDELKRKYDYILLDCPPLLGVSDFRLVTPFADRILFLVKWESTKWDQARSAFRMLRGSGAPDEIMPVYTQVDLARQALYSSGALSDYFLHQRRYWASKARLLAMPSVNAQLATPAEQPGAAVAGGECKAAEA
- a CDS encoding class I SAM-dependent methyltransferase — encoded protein: MQSFWRNPDFFRCDACGAIFRDPFPSEEALKDLYERSWVAPEASRAETGATDSGVADAIAGYLLRSTDSPSFAGKRILDFGGGLGAMAAALRRRGADVFVVEPFGVDYLTGRGFKAYRFLEDIPAEFTFDGITSLEVVEHLPDPTAALRQLSARLTPGGWLFVTTPNPEGLNAAVSGSSWREAEKPGHLLFFPAPTLKLALERSGFEQVERKRWPIRFPNAPVIKRAIHFLLQAAMVDGSVRMLARKPAPDQGASALAS
- a CDS encoding WecB/TagA/CpsF family glycosyltransferase — protein: MSLTGKDGALSQIENWIASRSPNFVCLADAHCAVVSTKNRALHNAYQTAGLVLGDGMPLILMCKLLNERRPQRVRGADLMRELCGVSAERGYRNFFVGGRTEALSELAKRLTERYPGLPIAGFISPPFREMTDLESREMIRRINQAKPDILWVGLGAPKQELWMAKHRAEITAPVMIGVGAAFDFLSGSKTEAPLWMQRCGCEWLFRMCSEPKRLSRRYLHVVPSFLGLLFIGVLSRLSGAKTGADPIS
- a CDS encoding polysaccharide deacetylase family protein → MSKSSAPIRSYITTSWDDGHPMDMRVAELLAKYRLQGTFYIPRKCETTVIDPAAMRELGASFEVGAHTMNHVILAHSPPEVVEREVRQSKAWIEDVTGVACKVFCPPQGRFKRRDMEIVERAGFDGMRTTELLSLAPPRRKRAFSVIPTTVQTQQHELQLYARNLVKRAAFRNAWRFVKSGSNSDWVALSRFCLNLAVREGGVFHLWGHSWEIQKNEQWRRLELVLQALSEAASSSKPVTNGQLCEFV
- a CDS encoding acyltransferase family protein, whose translation is MIEASCGAAQPLSKDMESTQPVLGGAVTSRDFVSIQILRALAALMVVVWHSHLSVKHFVHSYLPTDDREFLRLHCPSVFNHLYFGVDIFFCISGFIMTMLVVRGGEDRPGVFILRRVTRIFPMYWLFSLIVLAVCMINPRFSVAGFSGNAAADFKHAIFSLLLLPEGQAPMLGVGWTLVQEMGFYFSIFVLLLLNGGRFVVAWIALIASVMLIAGLGAAPARADGFISVFYPEFMFGALAYKFHPYVSGRWAALQLSLAVLFYALLSAASDFWPIPEISEIRIVGCGLVGFLLICGSIGMEPRLNRSFARFFKAIGDSSYVLYLSHWLVLSFLGKIGAALFPGLGAVGVAGWHVASISAAVGVGYAIHRLVEKPLNLRLRKWLEHTRASSLFGRGARAFLPAER